The sequence below is a genomic window from Candidatus Bathyarchaeum sp..
GAAGGATACGAAACAGTAATAATTTGTCAAAAAGGACGCGAAAAAACCTACACAAAACACTACAAGAACCTGTTTGATCACGTTCTGCTATTGGACAAGTTTTCTGACCTCATAAACGAAGAAAACCAAACCAAGCTGCGAGAGCTGAACACAATTTTTGTGCCTAACCGCTCATTTTCTGTTTACACCGGTTACGATAACATTGAACAAAAATTCAAAGTCCCCTTGATGGGAAACCGTTCCATGTTAAGAAGCGAAGAACGAAACGTCCCCAATAACCAATACGACTTAATAGTAAGAGCAGGACTGCACTTGCCCAAAATTTTCAAATCACCCGAAGAAATCGACAGGTTGGCGATTGTTAAAGTTCCAGAAAAAACAAGAAGTATTGAACGTGCTTTCTTTTATGCCTCTTCCCCTGAGGAATTCAAACGACGCTCCGAACAGCGAATAAACAAAGGTATAATTACGCGGGAAGATTTAGAAGAATCAGTTATCGAAGAATATGTTGTGGGCGCAAAATTCAATGCCAACTATTTCTATTCTCCAGTTACTGATCAGATCGATCTGCTTGGTTTTGACCGCAGAATCCAAACAAACCTTGATGGTGTGTTAGATTTACCTGCAGACGAGCAACTGGAAGCTAAACTACCTACACAAAACGTTGAGATTGGTCACATGGGTGCTACTATGCGAGAATCTCAGATAGAAAAAATCTTGGATGCCGGAGAAAAGTTTGTTGAAACTTGCAAGAAAGAGTATCCCCCCGGCATGATTGGCTTGTTTGCTCTGCAAGGTGCCATGAACAAGAACTTAGAGTTCTACATCTTTGATGTGAGTCCACGAATTCCGGGTTGTCCATGTGTTGAGCCTACTTCTCCTTACATGAAATACAAGTACGGAAAAGAAGTTGGCCCTGGACGAAGAGTAGCCATGGAAATCACAGCAGCTGTTGCACAAAACAAGCTTGAGTTGATAGTAACTTGATTCCCAAAACTCAAATTGACGCCACACTGGCAGATTACGACCCCAAAAACATAACCATCGGAACTATTGGTTCTCATTCTGCCCTTAACATTTTCAAAGGCGCAAAGGAAGAGGGCTTTAAGACTGTTTGTGTCTGCAAAAAAGAGAACGAAATCGTATACAAGCGTTTTCCGTTGGCTGATCAGATTATTTTGATTGATGATTACAGTGAGTTTTTGGATGGTTCAGTTCAGCAAAAACTCAAAGATGAAAACACTATTTTGATTCCTCACGGCTCTTTCAACGCTTATGTTGGAACTGACCAGATGTTAGACAAACTAGAGGTGCCCTTGTTTGGTAACCGGGAACTTTTGTACTGGGAAACTGACCGAGATAAACAACGAGAATGGCTTTTGAGATCTGGTTTGCGTTTACCTAAGACTTTTGATGACCCCGAAGACATAGACACCCTAGTTATCGCCAAGTTTCCCGGCGCAAAAGGTGGAAAAGGTTATTTTATCGTTGAATCTCCCGAAGCTTTTCACAAAAAATCCCAAGACATGGTCAAACGTGGGCACTTAACCCAAGAAGAGCTAGACAGTATTCATTTCCAAGAATACATCATTGGAGTAAATGCGTATCCTTTGTATTTCTATTCCCCCTTAACTGAAGAAGTTGAACTGCTAGGAATGGACCGACGCTACGAAACAACTGTTGATAGTATTGGAAAAATTCCTGCCCAAGAACAACTGGAAATTAACGTGAATCCTACTTATACCGTAGTTGGGAACTTTCCGATAGTTGCTAGGGAATCGCTTTTGCCTGAAATTTTGACCATGGCAGAAAATGTAGTTAAGGTGTCAAAGGAAATTGCTTCTCCCGGTCTTATTGGGCCATACTGTTTGGAAACTGTAATCACTGATGACCTGAAAATTTACACTTTTGAAATTTCTGCAAGAATCGTAGCTGGAAGCAATGTGGGTGTGGGAACTTCTCCGTATGCCTATTTGAAGTATGGGGAAGGAATGTATATGGGCAGAAGAATTGCCCGAGAAATAAAAAATGCGATTGCACAAAATGAACTAGAAAACGTGGTTTACTGACTTTTCATTTTGTTTATTCTTGTGGTCATTTCGTGTTCAACTATGCCTCGGTAAAGTATGAGCGGAGCAATCTGTTCGTTAGGTGCGGTTTGGTCAATTTTTTGTTTTATGCTTTCGTCTAATCGTTTGCGGTAATCTTTGAGTTCAGCTAAACACATGGTTTTCAGTTTAGATTCAAAATATTTCACTGGGTCACTCATATTCAGCCACTTCTTCACTAACAGTTGTATTGTATAAGGTAGCAAACCATCAATTATATTCTTATGCAACCAAGAAATTAGTCTAAAACTTTAAATTTGTTTGCCTAGATAATTAGAATCAATAATTCTTTAGATGATGAATTTATGGGTCTAACTTGTAGATTTTATAGATAAATTGATCGATATGAGCATGAAATAAGATAAAATCCTTTTAGAAAAACTTAAAAAAATAAGCACAAAACACAACACCCTTTTTACTCGTGTACATTGTTTCTTATGATGGACACAAGGTTTCTCCAACAAAAACAGTAAATGCTCAACTGGGTCTTTGATGAATTTGCCGTAGAAACAGCAATTAATTACTTGTGCTGAAGATAAGAAACAATTTAGAGCGGATATTCCATGATTAACTTGTCAACAGGATTTTTTCCAGTTGATGATATTTCTATGTGACGAAACAAAGTTACCCCCGATACTGTTATAAATTTATAGAAAAAAGAAAAAAAAATGGTTTGGTGTCTATTGTCTGTCGTATTCTGTAAACTCGTTGTTCATGACTACTAATTCGACGCCTGCTAGCTTGAATAACTCGATTGTGTCTTTGTCTGCGTGGTAGCGTTTTTCACAAACTACGCGTTTGATTCCTGAATTAATAATCATCATGGCACAGGTTCGACACGGAGTCATTTTACAATATAAAGTGGAACCATCCAAAGCAATACCGAACTTTGCTGCTTGGATTATTGCGTTTTGTTCTGCATGCAGTGTTCGAACACAATGCTGGGAAACAGTTCCGTTTTCGTTTAACATCCTGCGCATATCATGTCCCGCATCGTCACAGTGCGGCAACCCAGCAGGGGCTCCAACATATCCGGTGGTCATTATTCGTCGGTCTTTTACTATGACGCATCCTGCTTTTCCACGATCGCAGGTGGCACGCTTAGATACAGCTTCGCATAAATCTAAAAAGTATCTGTCCCAGTTAGGTCGACTACAATCCATCTCTGTGCAACTCCGTTTGAAATATACACCTAGTCAACTAAAATAAAACTGTTTTTAGGGATTTTGTTTAGAAAGTTCGGCTGTGTTTTATGGGGGGATAAAAAGAGGAAAGGGCATAAGAGCGGTTGCCCTTATGGATTTTAAGTTTAGTTCTTGGTTTTTTTGTCACCATCGGTTTGTTTGCTGATTTTGTCTAGGTGTTCGTGCATTGCTTGGAGTTGGTTATTGATTATTACCAGTTCGCGGTTGGTCATTATTGGGATTAATTCTTTGGTTTTTATTCCAGTTTTTTTAGATAGTTCGTTTAGTTGGCTATAAATTATTTTTAGGGATTCTTGGATTGATTCGTTGTTGTCGGTCATTTTGTTTCCTCCCGGTTATGCCGGAATCGCCATCCAATCAAAGTCTACTATTTTGCTTTCTCCGGACAGGTCTGCAGCTTCAGTATATAGTTGTGTAAGGGCGTCTGAAACTGTGGTCATTGTTCCTCCAGCTTCTACAACTGCTCCATTTTCATCCCTGAGTTGTATGCTTCGAGCATAAGGTGCTTTGTTTGAAAGGTCGTGGCCGTGGGCTGCGTCTTCTTTGG
It includes:
- a CDS encoding formate--phosphoribosylaminoimidazolecarboxamide ligase family protein; protein product: MIDRKQIYDLLSDYDPKKIRIGVLGSHSALEMGHGAKQEGYETVIICQKGREKTYTKHYKNLFDHVLLLDKFSDLINEENQTKLRELNTIFVPNRSFSVYTGYDNIEQKFKVPLMGNRSMLRSEERNVPNNQYDLIVRAGLHLPKIFKSPEEIDRLAIVKVPEKTRSIERAFFYASSPEEFKRRSEQRINKGIITREDLEESVIEEYVVGAKFNANYFYSPVTDQIDLLGFDRRIQTNLDGVLDLPADEQLEAKLPTQNVEIGHMGATMRESQIEKILDAGEKFVETCKKEYPPGMIGLFALQGAMNKNLEFYIFDVSPRIPGCPCVEPTSPYMKYKYGKEVGPGRRVAMEITAAVAQNKLELIVT
- a CDS encoding formate--phosphoribosylaminoimidazolecarboxamide ligase, translating into MPKTQIDATLADYDPKNITIGTIGSHSALNIFKGAKEEGFKTVCVCKKENEIVYKRFPLADQIILIDDYSEFLDGSVQQKLKDENTILIPHGSFNAYVGTDQMLDKLEVPLFGNRELLYWETDRDKQREWLLRSGLRLPKTFDDPEDIDTLVIAKFPGAKGGKGYFIVESPEAFHKKSQDMVKRGHLTQEELDSIHFQEYIIGVNAYPLYFYSPLTEEVELLGMDRRYETTVDSIGKIPAQEQLEINVNPTYTVVGNFPIVARESLLPEILTMAENVVKVSKEIASPGLIGPYCLETVITDDLKIYTFEISARIVAGSNVGVGTSPYAYLKYGEGMYMGRRIAREIKNAIAQNELENVVY
- a CDS encoding cytidine/deoxycytidylate deaminase family protein; translation: MDCSRPNWDRYFLDLCEAVSKRATCDRGKAGCVIVKDRRIMTTGYVGAPAGLPHCDDAGHDMRRMLNENGTVSQHCVRTLHAEQNAIIQAAKFGIALDGSTLYCKMTPCRTCAMMIINSGIKRVVCEKRYHADKDTIELFKLAGVELVVMNNEFTEYDRQ